The Ignavibacteriales bacterium region GACGTGGGCAGCGTTCGGCTCACAGAACGGATACCCCTTGCGTCCCCCCCTTCGCCTGCGGCGCTTGAGCGAGCGATCAGTGAAGTCCGAATCACTACGTCAAGATTCCCTCGACTCACGACTCAAACCCGGCTTATCGGCGTGGCTGGAACAGTCACCACGCTCGCGGCCATCGAAATCAACCTCGAGCGGTACGAGCGAACGATTGTCAGCGGGCACTTCCTCACGCTCGTATCAATCGAACACATATTCAATCAGTTGAAGACCCTCAACACCTCAGAAATGATGCGCGATTTCCCGCAAATCGAGTCCGGACGTGCAGACATCATCGTCGCAGGCATACTGATTTTGATCGAATCGATGAGGAAGCTCGGTGTAGATGGGATTACGGTGAGCGACAGAGGATTGCGCTACGGGATGGTGTTGCGGGGCATTCCGGAACAGCAAACCAGGACTTGATCGATGTGAGTCGCGGGCTTTCGGATACTGATCTCGACTATATCCAATTCTGAAATCATCCTTGAGCTCGCGAGGCTTCTTCCGCTCTCGCAACAAGAAGGGTCTTTTTCTTCTGTTGCGTCGCCGACGTGTCCTCGCCTATTCGAAGAGTTGCACTTTGATTCTCATGCCAAGCGCCTTTGCATACTTCTCCAGAGTTGAGAGCCGTATGTCCTGAGCGTGGTTTTCGATGCGGGAAATCGCTGATTTCTTCGTTCGCAGCTTTTTCGCAATTGCCTCTTGCGTCACTCCAGATCGTACTCGAGCTTCTCTCAACATGACACTAATCTCAAATGCCTCGTATCCGGCTTCGAAGTCCTTGGCAAACTTCGGACTGCGGGCTTTTCGCTTTTCAATATACCGTTCAACGTCCCTCATCGTCTTCCCTTCCTCTCTAAATACTCATTGCGCCGTCGCTGCGCCAGTTCGATCTCTTGGCGAGGCGTTTTCTGTCGCTTCTTGACGAATCCGCTGGTGAGGACCATAAGCACGGGCCCATCGAAGAATCCAAGCAGACGATAGCTCTTACCACCACCTTGTATGCGGATTTCCCAAAGTTGGTCCGTACCGGCAAGCTTTTTCAGATACTGCTCTGGTACTCTCTCCAGCCTCTCGACCAGACGGAGAACCCAAGCCACCTTCTGAGCCTGTTGATCTGACAAGCTGTCGAGGAATTCTTCCAGTGGGCATGCGCCAGACGAAGTCCGGTAGAATTCGATCGATCGCATATCCGAAGTTAACATATATGTGAACCACATGCAAGGAGCAGTTTGCGCAGCGCTACGTTGTGGAGGCTTTGCAGCAGTACTCGTGTAACGGGTTCTACTGTGATGGTGAATGCTTCTTTGCCTTCTCTACAACTTCACTCAGCGCCGTCATCGCAGAATCCAGTTCATCTCTTGTCGTGTTGCGCCCCAGCGAGAACCGAATCGTTGCTCGTGCGGTGTTTTCATCGCGTCCGATTGCAAGCAGAACGTGTGACGCCTGAAGGCTCCCCGACGTGCAGGCGGAGCCGCTGGTCACGGCCACTCCCCTCAGATCCATCCCCATGATAAGTGCGTCACCATCGATTGACACCAAAGAGGAATCAAAGGACACACTTAGAATGTGCGGCAGGCTATCCGTCGGATGACCGTTGAAAAGGAGACCCGTGAACTCATTTTTCAGGCGATCCAGGAGGTGACTCCTGAGGCCGCGGATCTGAACGAGAGAAGCGTCCATTGATTCCCTGGCGATTTCTGCGGCCTTGGCAAAACCGACAGCCAAGGGAACACTCTCCGTCCCGGCCCTTCGATTGCTTTCCTGCGCTCCTCCTTCAACAAAGGAATCTATCTGAACCCCCTTGCGGATGTAGATCGCCCCCACCCCTTTCGGGCCGTAGAACTTGTGCGCAGAAATTGAGAGGACGTCAACGTTCAGTTCTTCCACGTTGACATCGATCTTCCCCACGGCCTGCACGGCGTCTGAGTGGAACGGAACTCCGGCTTGTCGGGCGATCGCCCCGATCCCATGGACATCATTCAGCGTCCCGATTTCGTTGTTCGCGAGCATCAGGGAAATCAGTGCTGTCGAAGGAGTGATTGACTTCTGCACATCCTGCGGGTCCACTCTGCCATATTCATCGACCGGCAGTTCGATGACATCGAACCCGCTCTTGCGCAGATTCCGGACAGGATGCAGGACAGCATGATGCTCGACGGCAGACGTGATGATCTGCTTCTTTCCTTTCCGTAGCCCTGCTTCAGCGAGCCCCTTGATAGCATGATTGTCGGCCTCGGTCCCGCCGCTCGTGAAAAATACCTCATTCGACTTCGAACCGATGAATCGGGCGATAGTTTCGCGGCTCTTTTCGAGGATCGCCCGCGCTTCCCGCCCGAACGAGTGAACCGAGGAAGCATTGCCAAACATCCCCGAGAACACCGGTATCATGACCTCGAGCACTCTTGGATCAAGCGGTGTTGTTGCGCTATAGTCGAGATAAATGCTTTTCATATGCATGGAATATAGGGGCGACGCAGAGAAGAATCAACAAAAAAGCCGGCCCCTCTCCGAGGCCGGCTCGTGGATTGAATGACAGTCGCCGTGGTCACCGGTTCAGAGGATCGGGACGATTGCGGGGCAGATCGCGCACGAGATCACGAAGGTTCTGCTGGAAGCGTGTCTCGAAGACCAGGTACTCGACCAGTTGTTTGTTCGTCAGCACCTGTTTCAGTTCGTCGACGTACTTCGACTTCGCGTCGTTGATCTGGCTTTCCACGGAAAGGAGGTCCTCGACCATGCTGCCGTAATCGGAGTCGGCCGCTTTGCCTTTGCGAAGGACCTGCGCCTGACCGAGCGCTGCCACCTGCTTTTTCCGGAGCTCGCGCAGGAGTTCCTGGTGCTTGTTGTAGCGCACAAAGAACTTTATTGAATTCTGCTCATCGAGGTTCAGGACTTCCATCAGGCGGATCTTCTTGAATTGCTCCACCCGTTCGAGGGCTCTTCCCTGTCCCGCCGGCAGTTTGTCCTGCGCGGCGGCATACGGCGTGACAGCAACACAAACGAGAAGCATCACAGCAGCTTTTCTAACTAACGCATTCATAGAATCGTCCTTTCACCCAGTCGGGCTACGAGCACATCGACTTCAGAGGGGCTGAGCTGGTCGAGGTGTTCCGGAATTGCAGCATCGAGCACTGACTCGTTCGACAACAGAAGCTGGTCCGCCCCGGCGAGCAGGAGATCGCCCTGGAGGAACGGGACTGCCAGCATGGAATTCGTTTCGTTTTCGCCGTTGCCGGAAATCGCCTGGCGATCCTGCTGATCCAGGACGACGTCCACCAGATCTTCAGTTTCAAGACCGTGCACAACCGCCTGCAACGGATTGCGCTCGCCTCCAGCCTCACGCACGGCATCGGGCACACGGAGGAGTATCACCAACAGCAACGCTCCGACTGCGAGCGGTACAGCGAAACGCGCAAAGAGCGGATGAGTAACGAAATCGAAAATTCTCCGGCGCTGCAGCCTTTCACGGACCCGGGGCACCATGGCGGAGAAATATCCTTCGTATGGCGGCCTGACTTCGAGTGAATCGAGAAGGGCCATCGCCGGCCGCAGTTGTTCCAACTCGGCCCGGCAGGCGGCGCATTCCGCCAGATGGCTTTCCACACCCGGCCGGAGCGATTCCTCCAGCATCCCTTTCAGGTAGTCCGGCAACAGATATTCAACGTGTTCCGTGCGCACGCTTTACATACTCCTGTATTTTCTTCACCGCGTGGAAGTAGTTTGCCTTGAGTCCGCCGACCGACGTGTGAAGGATTTTCGAAATCTCCTCGTATGGCAGCTCTTCATAGTATCGCAGGACGAACACCGCTTTCTGCTTCTCCGGCAGCTTCCCGATCGCCTGCTCGATCAGTTGCTTCTCTTCTTTCTTTTCAACCGCGTCATCAGGAGCGACGGCCGAGGTGTCTGCGACATCGAACACCTCATCGATCCGGAAGAACTCCCTCACCTTCTGCCGCCGTAGACTGTTCAGAGCGATGTTGACGGTGATCCTGTACAACCAAGTGTAGAGTGAGGATTCTCCCCTGAACTGCTTCAGCGATTCATATGCCTTGCAGAATACTTCCTGGGCAATATCGTCTGCCCCGTCATGATCGTTGATGAACCGGCGCGCCACCCAGTAGACCTTCTCCTGGTAACGCACAACGAGATGATTGAACGACGATTCATCACCTTGCTGAAAGAGCTGGATTAATTCAAGATCGCTACGAACTGTCATCTATGGCAGAATTCTCGCCCAGTTTTGACAATACAGCGTATGGAAGGTTTAACAGCGGTCGGATCTACGCAGCGCCATTTCGCGCAGCAAACCCGGCTCAATGTCAAGACTGAGAGGAAGGGAAGCGCCACGAGACGTCAGGAGACGCGCTTGAGCACCATCATTGTGATGTCGTCCGATTGCGGTTCCCCTGCCACGAACTTCTCGACATCGGCCACAACGCCGGCGAGGAACCCGGATGCCGTCTGGTTGCTGTGGCCCACCATCGCCTGGTGAAACCTCGTCTCTCCGTATTCTTCGAACGACTTGTTCATCGCCTCGGTGACGCCATCTGTGTAAAGAACCAGATAATCCGCAGGCTCGAGTTTGTGCACGACCTGCTCGAATGCTACTCCTTCGAACATTCCGACCGGCAGCCCCGTGGCGGGGAGCGAAGTAATCGATACCTGCTTCGAACGCAGAACAAATGGGAAACAATGACCTGCATTCACATACGTCACGGTTCCTTCGAGCGGGTCGAGGATCGCTATGAACATCGTGATGTAGCGATCAGCCTCGGTATTTCCGTAGATGACGTTGTTGAGCCTGCCGACGAGGCTCGCCAGGTTGCTTATTCCCTCGATATACGCATGGAGAGAGGCGTGCAACGTGGACACCAGCAGCGCCGCGGGTACTCCTTTGCCGGACACGTCAGCCATCACAACGACGTATTTGCCGTCTGCGAGAGGAATGAAGTCATAGTAATCCCCCCCCACGAGTTTTGAAGGGCGCGCAACTGCGTCAATTTGATAGCCGGCGATCGCAGGAAGCTCCTTCGGCAGCAACCTTCGCTGGATGGTACCGGCGATCTCGAGTTCCTTCTCGATGCGCTGCTTCTCGACAATGTCTTTGTGCAACCGCGCTGTCTCGATAGCCAACGCCGCGTGGACAGAAAATGCGTCGAGAAACGTCTCGTCCTCCTTTGTAAACGCTCCCGCATTTTTGTTCAGGATCTGGAAAACACCGATGATTTTCTTCTTGCGGTCCCTCATCGGCATGCAGAGCATGGTCTTCGTCTGGAATCCCGTTCGCAGATCGAAGCCGGAGAAAAACCGTTTGTCCTTCCACGCGTCCTTCAGGTTGATCGTCTTACCCGTTTTCGCCACATGGCCGGCGATGCCGGTGCCGATCGGCAGCCTGATCTCGACAAGGTTCTTCCCCTTGAGCACTTTTGACCAGAGCTCTTTGCGATCCGGATCGATGAGATAGATCGTGCCGCGCGCTGCCCGGAGGTTCT contains the following coding sequences:
- a CDS encoding RNA polymerase sigma factor → MTVRSDLELIQLFQQGDESSFNHLVVRYQEKVYWVARRFINDHDGADDIAQEVFCKAYESLKQFRGESSLYTWLYRITVNIALNSLRRQKVREFFRIDEVFDVADTSAVAPDDAVEKKEEKQLIEQAIGKLPEKQKAVFVLRYYEELPYEEISKILHTSVGGLKANYFHAVKKIQEYVKRAHGTR
- a CDS encoding helix-turn-helix transcriptional regulator, which produces MRDVERYIEKRKARSPKFAKDFEAGYEAFEISVMLREARVRSGVTQEAIAKKLRTKKSAISRIENHAQDIRLSTLEKYAKALGMRIKVQLFE
- a CDS encoding type II toxin-antitoxin system RelE/ParE family toxin, with product MRSIEFYRTSSGACPLEEFLDSLSDQQAQKVAWVLRLVERLERVPEQYLKKLAGTDQLWEIRIQGGGKSYRLLGFFDGPVLMVLTSGFVKKRQKTPRQEIELAQRRRNEYLERKGRR
- a CDS encoding cysteine desulfurase family protein; this encodes MKSIYLDYSATTPLDPRVLEVMIPVFSGMFGNASSVHSFGREARAILEKSRETIARFIGSKSNEVFFTSGGTEADNHAIKGLAEAGLRKGKKQIITSAVEHHAVLHPVRNLRKSGFDVIELPVDEYGRVDPQDVQKSITPSTALISLMLANNEIGTLNDVHGIGAIARQAGVPFHSDAVQAVGKIDVNVEELNVDVLSISAHKFYGPKGVGAIYIRKGVQIDSFVEGGAQESNRRAGTESVPLAVGFAKAAEIARESMDASLVQIRGLRSHLLDRLKNEFTGLLFNGHPTDSLPHILSVSFDSSLVSIDGDALIMGMDLRGVAVTSGSACTSGSLQASHVLLAIGRDENTARATIRFSLGRNTTRDELDSAMTALSEVVEKAKKHSPSQ
- a CDS encoding PP2C family protein-serine/threonine phosphatase; translation: MSTQGSTRSNKHGEIRRLEALIHASKILNSTLDLDKLLSLILDLATKNLRAARGTIYLIDPDRKELWSKVLKGKNLVEIRLPIGTGIAGHVAKTGKTINLKDAWKDKRFFSGFDLRTGFQTKTMLCMPMRDRKKKIIGVFQILNKNAGAFTKEDETFLDAFSVHAALAIETARLHKDIVEKQRIEKELEIAGTIQRRLLPKELPAIAGYQIDAVARPSKLVGGDYYDFIPLADGKYVVVMADVSGKGVPAALLVSTLHASLHAYIEGISNLASLVGRLNNVIYGNTEADRYITMFIAILDPLEGTVTYVNAGHCFPFVLRSKQVSITSLPATGLPVGMFEGVAFEQVVHKLEPADYLVLYTDGVTEAMNKSFEEYGETRFHQAMVGHSNQTASGFLAGVVADVEKFVAGEPQSDDITMMVLKRVS
- a CDS encoding zf-HC2 domain-containing protein: MRTEHVEYLLPDYLKGMLEESLRPGVESHLAECAACRAELEQLRPAMALLDSLEVRPPYEGYFSAMVPRVRERLQRRRIFDFVTHPLFARFAVPLAVGALLLVILLRVPDAVREAGGERNPLQAVVHGLETEDLVDVVLDQQDRQAISGNGENETNSMLAVPFLQGDLLLAGADQLLLSNESVLDAAIPEHLDQLSPSEVDVLVARLGERTIL